The following proteins come from a genomic window of Pseudomonas putida:
- a CDS encoding DUF2790 domain-containing protein produces the protein MKPLLILALVGMSSFALADEAKPVSSEPVAQQYDYSMNLDIKRVINLSTIPNVCEVVPATMTYEDHQGQVHTIQYRAMGEGCQQG, from the coding sequence ATGAAACCATTACTGATTCTTGCATTGGTCGGTATGTCCTCGTTCGCCCTCGCCGATGAGGCCAAACCCGTTTCCAGCGAGCCTGTGGCTCAGCAGTACGACTATTCGATGAACCTGGACATCAAGCGGGTGATCAACCTGTCGACCATCCCCAATGTCTGCGAAGTGGTACCTGCGACCATGACCTATGAAGACCATCAGGGCCAGGTGCACACCATTCAGTACCGGGCCATGGGTGAAGGTTGCCAGCAGGGGTGA
- the aceK gene encoding bifunctional isocitrate dehydrogenase kinase/phosphatase: protein MSQPWPAVEIARMILAGFDDYRDHFQRITLGARKRFEQAHWQDIQQAAAARINLYEEKVAEVNGWLRQAFATEVLLDVEQWPLVKNAYIHLIDPRLDDELAETWYNSLFCSLFSHDQISDGCMFIHTTRPSMRGRERVAQTRTYRLDGSLRNLLRAVFADYPFDMPYGDLEGDLTRLEEQLRECLPDWVCKDPALAVELFVPVLYRNKGAYLVGRLYNSDEQWPLVIPLLHREGHGIEADALITDEAEVSIIFSFTRSYFMADVPVPAEFVNFLKRILPGKHIAELYTSIGFYKQGKSEFYRALINHLASSDDRFVMAPGVRGMVMSVFTLPGFNTVFKIIKDRFSPSKTVDRATVIDKYRLVKSVDRVGRMADTQEFADFRFPRSKFEPDCLAELLEVAPSTVVLEGDTVLIRHCWTERRMTPLNLYLEHATEGQVLEALEDYGLAIKQLAAANIFPGDMLLKNFGVTRHGRVVFYDYDEISFLTEVNFRHIPPPRYPEDEMSGEPWYSIGPHDVFPEEFPPFLFADMGQRRLFSRLHGELYDADYWKGLQAAIREGKVIDVFPYRRKAR from the coding sequence ATGTCCCAGCCCTGGCCCGCTGTCGAAATCGCCCGGATGATCCTCGCCGGCTTCGACGACTACCGCGATCATTTCCAGCGCATCACCCTCGGAGCCCGCAAACGCTTCGAGCAGGCGCACTGGCAGGACATTCAGCAGGCCGCCGCCGCCCGCATCAATCTCTATGAAGAGAAAGTCGCCGAAGTCAACGGCTGGCTGCGTCAGGCTTTTGCCACGGAGGTGCTGCTGGACGTGGAACAGTGGCCACTGGTGAAAAACGCCTATATCCACCTGATCGACCCACGGCTGGACGACGAGCTGGCAGAGACCTGGTACAACTCGCTGTTTTGCAGCCTGTTCAGCCATGACCAGATCAGCGACGGCTGCATGTTCATCCACACCACCCGGCCTTCCATGCGCGGCCGCGAGCGCGTCGCGCAAACCCGTACCTATCGGCTTGACGGCAGTCTCAGGAACTTGCTGCGCGCGGTGTTCGCCGATTACCCATTCGACATGCCCTATGGCGACCTGGAGGGCGACCTGACGCGGCTGGAAGAACAACTGCGCGAATGCCTGCCCGACTGGGTGTGCAAGGACCCGGCGCTGGCCGTGGAATTGTTTGTACCCGTGCTTTACCGCAACAAGGGGGCCTATCTGGTCGGCCGCCTGTACAACAGCGATGAACAGTGGCCGTTGGTGATTCCCTTGCTGCACCGCGAGGGCCACGGTATCGAGGCCGATGCATTGATCACCGACGAGGCCGAGGTGTCGATCATCTTTTCGTTCACCCGCTCTTACTTCATGGCCGATGTACCGGTGCCGGCCGAGTTCGTCAATTTCCTCAAGCGCATCCTTCCAGGCAAGCACATTGCCGAGCTATACACCTCGATCGGGTTCTACAAGCAGGGCAAGTCGGAGTTCTACCGCGCGCTGATCAACCACCTTGCCAGCAGTGATGACCGCTTTGTCATGGCGCCAGGGGTGCGGGGCATGGTCATGAGCGTGTTCACCTTGCCCGGCTTCAATACGGTGTTCAAGATCATCAAGGACCGCTTTTCGCCATCGAAAACCGTGGACCGCGCCACGGTGATCGACAAGTACCGGCTGGTGAAAAGCGTCGACCGGGTGGGCCGTATGGCCGACACCCAGGAGTTTGCCGATTTTCGCTTTCCGCGCAGCAAGTTCGAGCCGGATTGCCTGGCCGAGTTGCTGGAGGTGGCACCGTCGACGGTGGTGCTGGAGGGCGACACGGTGCTGATCCGCCACTGTTGGACCGAGCGGCGCATGACACCGTTGAACCTGTACCTGGAGCATGCCACCGAGGGCCAGGTGCTGGAGGCACTGGAGGACTACGGCCTGGCCATCAAGCAGCTGGCGGCGGCAAATATCTTCCCCGGCGACATGCTGCTGAAAAACTTTGGCGTGACCCGCCATGGCCGGGTCGTGTTCTACGACTATGACGAAATCAGCTTCCTGACCGAGGTGAATTTCCGCCACATTCCGCCACCGCGTTACCCGGAGGACGAAATGTCGGGCGAGCCGTGGTACTCGATAGGGCCGCATGATGTGTTCCCCGAAGAGTTTCCGCCGTTTCTGTTTGCCGATATGGGCCAGCGGCGGTTGTTCAGCCGCTTGCATGGGGAACTGTATGACGCGGACTACTGGAAGGGGCTGCAGGCGGCGATACGTGAAGGGAAAGTGATCGATGTATTTCCGTATCGGCGCAAAGCCCGGTGA
- the cysK gene encoding cysteine synthase A: MSRIFADNAHSIGNTPLVQINRIAPRGVTILAKIEGRNPGYSVKCRIGANMVWDAESSGKLKPGMTIVEPTSGNTGIGLAFVAAARGYKLMLTMPASMSLERRKVLKALGAELVLTDPAKGMKGAIEKANEIVASDPEQYFLPGQFENPANPAIHEKTTGPEIWNDTDGAVDVLVAGVGTGGTITGVSRYIKHTQGKAILSVAVEPVASPLISQTLAGEELKPSPHKIQGIGAGFVPKNLDLSIVDQVETVTDEESKAMAIRLMQEEGILCGISCGAAMAAAVRLAEKPEMQGKTIVVILPDSGERYLSSMLFSDMFSEQENQQ, encoded by the coding sequence ATGAGCCGTATCTTTGCAGACAACGCCCACTCCATCGGTAACACGCCGCTGGTGCAGATCAACCGCATCGCCCCGCGCGGCGTGACCATCCTGGCCAAGATCGAAGGGCGCAACCCGGGTTATTCGGTCAAATGCCGCATTGGTGCGAACATGGTCTGGGACGCCGAGAGCAGCGGCAAGCTCAAGCCGGGCATGACCATCGTCGAGCCCACCTCGGGCAACACCGGTATCGGCCTGGCCTTCGTCGCCGCTGCCCGCGGCTACAAGCTGATGCTGACCATGCCCGCCTCGATGAGCCTGGAGCGCCGCAAGGTGCTCAAGGCACTAGGCGCCGAGCTGGTGTTGACCGATCCGGCCAAGGGCATGAAGGGCGCTATCGAGAAGGCCAACGAAATCGTCGCCTCCGACCCGGAGCAGTACTTCTTGCCGGGCCAGTTCGAAAACCCGGCCAACCCGGCCATTCACGAAAAAACCACTGGCCCGGAGATCTGGAACGACACTGACGGCGCAGTCGACGTGCTGGTGGCGGGCGTGGGCACTGGCGGCACCATCACCGGCGTGTCGCGTTACATCAAGCATACCCAGGGCAAGGCCATCCTGTCGGTGGCTGTGGAGCCCGTGGCATCGCCACTGATCAGCCAGACCCTGGCCGGTGAAGAACTCAAGCCCAGCCCGCACAAAATCCAGGGCATCGGCGCCGGCTTCGTGCCGAAAAACCTCGACCTGTCGATCGTCGACCAGGTGGAGACGGTGACCGACGAAGAGTCCAAGGCCATGGCTATTCGCCTGATGCAGGAAGAGGGCATCCTTTGCGGTATTTCCTGCGGTGCGGCAATGGCGGCGGCGGTGCGCCTGGCCGAAAAACCGGAAATGCAGGGTAAGACCATCGTCGTAATCCTGCCCGACTCGGGCGAGCGATATCTGTCGAGCATGCTGTTCAGCGACATGTTCAGCGAGCAGGAAAACCAACAGTAA
- a CDS encoding GntR family transcriptional regulator: MALLGRYNSLQIVKHVDFGLYLDGGADGEILLPGRYIPKNAETEVDDWLNVFIYLDSEDQLIATTEKPKVQVGEFASLKVKDINGAGIFLDWGLSKDLLMPYSEEARPLKIGDYCVVHVYLDKRTRRITATSRLDRYLDVTPADYKVGQPVELLVAGETPMGFKAIINNRHWGLIHKNEVFKFLRSGMHEKGFIKEMRQDGKISLSLQPVGAALADTLQEQIMARLEAEGGVLGVCDKSDPALISKLFNVSKGNFKKAIGGLFKQGLIVIHDDRIEKA; the protein is encoded by the coding sequence ATGGCTCTGCTTGGGCGCTACAACAGTTTGCAAATCGTGAAACACGTGGACTTCGGTCTGTACCTGGACGGCGGCGCCGATGGCGAGATCCTGCTGCCCGGGCGCTACATCCCGAAAAACGCCGAGACCGAGGTCGATGACTGGTTGAACGTGTTCATCTACCTGGACAGCGAAGACCAGCTGATCGCCACCACCGAGAAGCCCAAGGTGCAGGTTGGCGAGTTTGCCAGCCTGAAGGTCAAGGACATCAACGGTGCCGGTATCTTCCTGGACTGGGGCCTGTCCAAGGACTTGCTGATGCCGTACTCGGAAGAGGCACGGCCGCTGAAGATTGGCGATTACTGCGTGGTGCACGTGTACCTCGACAAGCGTACCCGCCGGATCACTGCCACCTCGCGCCTGGACCGCTATCTCGATGTCACCCCGGCCGACTACAAGGTTGGTCAGCCGGTCGAGCTGCTGGTGGCCGGCGAAACGCCGATGGGCTTCAAGGCCATCATCAACAACCGCCACTGGGGCCTGATCCACAAGAACGAGGTGTTCAAGTTCTTGCGCTCGGGCATGCACGAGAAAGGCTTCATCAAGGAAATGCGCCAGGACGGCAAGATTTCACTGAGCCTGCAGCCGGTAGGCGCTGCCCTGGCGGACACCCTTCAAGAGCAGATCATGGCGCGCCTGGAAGCCGAAGGCGGGGTGTTGGGGGTGTGCGACAAGAGTGACCCTGCGCTGATCAGCAAACTGTTCAACGTCAGCAAGGGCAACTTCAAGAAGGCCATTGGCGGGTTGTTCAAGCAGGGCCTGATCGTCATCCATGACGATCGTATCGAGAAAGCCTGA
- a CDS encoding CsbD family protein — MSGTKDKAKGLANEAIGNVKQGVGKVTDNDKLRGEGKAQELKGEAQQIKGNVKDAVKKP, encoded by the coding sequence ATGAGCGGTACTAAAGACAAAGCGAAAGGCTTGGCCAACGAAGCGATCGGCAACGTGAAACAGGGTGTTGGCAAGGTGACCGACAACGACAAGCTGCGCGGCGAAGGCAAGGCGCAGGAGTTGAAAGGCGAGGCGCAACAGATAAAGGGCAATGTGAAGGATGCGGTGAAGAAGCCTTGA
- a CDS encoding YihY family inner membrane protein, whose protein sequence is MIFPDLRGLPLHRVLVRTVKEFLDDEMSTYASALAYQALFSLFPFLLFLIALIGFLHLPDFFSWLRLQSELVLPPQALEQVNPVIDQLQQSKGGLLSVGIVIALWTASAGVRLMMSAMNAAYDVPEGRPVWKRIPLSIFYTVGLAGMLLAAAALMVLGPQVMEWIAAQIGMQEFIVTLWTILRWPVIIILLMVAVALIYYVMPDVKQQFRFITPGSVLAVVVWIVASLGFAYYVKTFADYNAMYGSIGAIIVLLLYFYISAAVLLLGAEMNAVIEHMSAEGKNPGEKDFDEDKPKETLTVLGHEHPNPSKPHSVEPNP, encoded by the coding sequence ATGATTTTCCCCGACCTGCGCGGCTTGCCCCTGCACCGCGTGCTGGTTCGCACCGTCAAGGAATTCCTCGACGACGAGATGTCCACCTATGCCTCAGCGCTGGCCTACCAGGCGCTGTTCTCGCTATTCCCCTTCCTGTTGTTCCTGATTGCCCTGATCGGTTTCCTGCACCTGCCGGACTTTTTCTCCTGGCTGCGTCTGCAATCGGAACTGGTATTGCCGCCCCAGGCGCTGGAGCAGGTGAATCCGGTGATCGACCAGTTGCAACAATCCAAGGGCGGGCTGCTGTCGGTGGGTATCGTGATCGCCCTGTGGACCGCCTCCGCTGGCGTGCGCCTGATGATGAGCGCCATGAACGCCGCCTACGATGTGCCCGAAGGTCGCCCGGTGTGGAAGCGTATCCCGCTTTCCATTTTCTACACCGTGGGCCTGGCTGGCATGCTGCTTGCGGCCGCAGCACTGATGGTACTGGGCCCCCAGGTGATGGAATGGATCGCCGCCCAGATCGGCATGCAGGAGTTCATCGTCACACTGTGGACCATCCTGCGCTGGCCGGTGATCATCATTCTGCTGATGGTGGCAGTGGCCCTGATCTATTACGTGATGCCTGATGTGAAACAACAGTTTCGCTTCATCACCCCAGGCTCGGTGCTGGCGGTGGTGGTGTGGATCGTGGCCTCACTGGGCTTTGCCTACTACGTGAAGACCTTTGCCGATTACAACGCCATGTACGGCAGCATTGGTGCAATCATCGTGCTGTTGCTGTATTTCTATATTTCGGCCGCCGTGTTGTTGCTCGGCGCCGAAATGAATGCGGTGATCGAGCACATGTCAGCCGAAGGCAAGAACCCGGGCGAGAAAGACTTCGACGAGGATAAGCCCAAGGAAACCTTGACTGTACTGGGTCACGAGCACCCGAACCCGAGCAAGCCTCATAGCGTCGAGCCGAACCCCTGA
- a CDS encoding GNAT family N-acetyltransferase: MLDHFYRQHSSRMRAASDAELWVARAPGIIAGLSLSAVSEGFWLTGLFVDPQRRSQGVAARLVEAALVQVGGPVWLFCHPELTPFYQRLGFDLAQQLPEALASRLQRYQRNKRLVALQRGQSSLTSSPGNNTSV, encoded by the coding sequence TTGCTGGACCACTTCTACCGCCAGCACAGCTCACGCATGCGCGCTGCAAGCGACGCCGAACTGTGGGTAGCACGGGCGCCTGGCATCATCGCCGGGCTGAGCTTGAGTGCGGTGAGTGAGGGGTTCTGGCTGACCGGCCTGTTCGTCGACCCGCAGCGACGCAGCCAAGGGGTGGCCGCGCGGTTGGTCGAGGCAGCGCTGGTGCAAGTTGGCGGGCCTGTCTGGCTGTTCTGTCATCCCGAGCTAACGCCCTTCTACCAGCGCCTGGGCTTCGACCTGGCCCAGCAACTGCCAGAAGCCCTGGCTAGCCGCCTGCAACGCTATCAGCGCAACAAACGCCTGGTAGCCCTGCAGCGAGGTCAGTCCTCGCTGACCTCGAGCCCGGGGAACAACACATCGGTGTAG
- a CDS encoding DUF4265 domain-containing protein, producing the protein MNSAYKKVLFRLEQDENGYPPASVEGLWAKAVEGGYAVDNIPFHVYGIAPGDVIDTREEEGETWFAELRHSSGSSVFRVVVKPPETLDQVRAALLDFGCACETEQAVKMLAVEVPPQRSLDTLLYYLLTQREAGLLDFEEGVLRHAIPEEFR; encoded by the coding sequence ATGAACAGCGCGTACAAAAAGGTTTTGTTCCGCCTGGAACAGGACGAGAACGGCTACCCACCGGCTTCGGTCGAGGGGCTGTGGGCCAAGGCCGTAGAAGGCGGCTATGCCGTCGACAACATCCCCTTCCATGTCTATGGCATCGCCCCGGGCGACGTGATCGACACACGTGAGGAAGAAGGCGAAACTTGGTTCGCAGAACTGCGCCACAGCAGCGGTAGCTCGGTGTTCCGGGTGGTCGTCAAACCTCCGGAAACCCTCGACCAGGTACGTGCGGCATTGCTGGATTTCGGCTGTGCCTGTGAAACCGAGCAAGCAGTGAAGATGCTGGCGGTCGAGGTCCCGCCGCAACGCTCGCTCGACACCCTGCTCTACTACCTGCTCACCCAGCGCGAAGCCGGCCTGCTGGACTTCGAGGAAGGCGTGTTGCGCCACGCCATCCCCGAAGAATTCCGCTAG
- a CDS encoding EamA family transporter, translated as MSVFTKASVASAATTCLFVLLWSSGAIVSKLGLAHASPFAFLLLRSALALAGLLLIGPLLGLRWPRTRGSILRALGTGCVLLGAYQIFYLLALDTHVTPGVMATVMGVQPILTVVLMERQRSWSRLFGLGLGLGGLIMVVYQGINLGGVSLAGMLFALLALVSMTFGSILQKRITDNPMGTLPLQYLAGFAMCALFAPLQPLHVEWTGGFVGALLWMGLVVSLLATLLLYRLIAKGNLVNVTSLFYLVPAVTAVMDLLIFGNRLAPLSLLGMGLIVVGLLFVFRKPAARLAEA; from the coding sequence ATGTCTGTCTTTACCAAAGCGTCCGTGGCCTCTGCGGCCACTACCTGCCTGTTCGTCCTGCTGTGGAGCAGCGGGGCGATCGTCTCCAAACTTGGCCTGGCGCATGCCAGCCCGTTCGCCTTTCTGCTGTTGCGCTCGGCGCTGGCCCTGGCTGGCCTGTTGCTGATCGGCCCGTTGCTAGGGCTGCGCTGGCCGCGTACTCGCGGTAGCATTCTGCGCGCCCTGGGTACAGGCTGTGTGCTGCTCGGTGCCTATCAGATCTTCTATCTGTTGGCGCTTGATACCCATGTCACCCCTGGTGTCATGGCGACGGTGATGGGCGTCCAACCGATCCTCACCGTGGTGCTGATGGAGCGCCAGCGTTCCTGGAGCCGTTTGTTCGGCCTGGGTTTGGGGCTGGGCGGCTTGATCATGGTGGTCTACCAGGGCATCAACCTGGGCGGGGTATCGCTGGCGGGGATGCTGTTCGCCCTGCTGGCGCTGGTCAGCATGACCTTTGGCTCGATCCTGCAGAAGCGCATTACCGACAACCCCATGGGCACACTGCCGCTGCAGTACCTGGCCGGCTTTGCCATGTGCGCGCTGTTCGCACCTTTGCAACCGCTCCATGTCGAGTGGACCGGCGGCTTCGTCGGTGCGCTGCTGTGGATGGGCCTGGTGGTCTCGCTGCTGGCAACCTTGCTGCTGTACCGGCTGATCGCCAAGGGCAATCTGGTCAATGTCACCAGCCTGTTCTACCTGGTGCCGGCAGTGACTGCAGTGATGGACTTGCTGATCTTCGGTAATCGCCTGGCGCCGCTAAGCTTGCTGGGCATGGGGCTGATCGTTGTTGGGCTGCTGTTCGTGTTTCGCAAGCCCGCGGCGCGCCTGGCGGAAGCGTAG
- a CDS encoding peptide deformylase, with the protein MIRDILKMGDERLLRIAPPVPEHMLGSAELQQLIDDMFETMRHVGGVGLAAPQIGIDLQLVIFGFERSERYPDAEAVPQTILLNPVITPTSSEVEDGWEGCLSVPGLRGVVPRFKHIGYQGIDPHGNPISRFADGFHARVVQHECDHLIGRLYPSRIQDFARFGYTDVLFPGLEVSED; encoded by the coding sequence ATGATCCGTGACATTCTCAAGATGGGCGATGAACGCCTGCTGCGCATCGCACCGCCAGTGCCCGAGCACATGCTTGGCAGTGCCGAACTGCAGCAGTTGATCGACGACATGTTCGAAACCATGCGTCACGTAGGCGGTGTGGGCCTGGCTGCCCCGCAGATCGGCATCGACCTGCAGTTGGTGATCTTCGGCTTCGAGCGCAGCGAGCGATACCCCGATGCCGAGGCGGTGCCGCAGACCATTCTGCTGAATCCGGTCATCACCCCGACCTCCAGCGAGGTCGAGGACGGCTGGGAAGGTTGCCTGTCGGTGCCTGGCCTGCGCGGCGTGGTGCCGCGCTTCAAGCATATCGGCTACCAAGGCATCGACCCCCACGGCAACCCGATCAGCCGCTTTGCCGATGGCTTCCATGCACGGGTGGTGCAACACGAGTGCGACCACCTGATTGGCCGGCTATACCCCTCGCGCATCCAGGACTTCGCCAGGTTCGGCTACACCGATGTGTTGTTCCCCGGGCTCGAGGTCAGCGAGGACTGA
- a CDS encoding EamA family transporter produces MSPIALARLLTLAAVWGASFLFMRIIAPELGTVPTAFFRVSIACLGLIVLLAAARVRWDFQGKLGACLVLGMINSGIPATFYSVAAQVLPAGYSAIFNATTPLMGVLVGVLFFREPMTLAKLCGIFLGLFGVGILSGAGPVALDMALLQGALACLAATTCYGFAGFLARRWISGLDSRLSALGSMLGATLMLTPLFGWSALSQPPASWGGWDVWLSLLGLGLLCTAFAYILYFRLLEEIGPVKASTVTFLIPVFGVLWGAWLLNEPLSMAHLYGGLLIGLALWLVLRPARN; encoded by the coding sequence GTGAGCCCCATCGCCCTAGCCCGCCTGCTGACCCTTGCCGCCGTCTGGGGAGCGAGTTTCCTGTTCATGCGCATCATCGCCCCCGAACTGGGCACGGTGCCGACCGCGTTCTTCCGGGTGTCCATCGCCTGCCTGGGCCTGATCGTGCTACTCGCCGCCGCCCGGGTGCGCTGGGACTTCCAGGGTAAGCTCGGTGCCTGCCTGGTGCTGGGCATGATCAACTCCGGCATCCCCGCCACCTTCTACTCGGTGGCGGCCCAGGTGCTGCCGGCCGGCTATTCGGCGATCTTCAACGCCACCACCCCGTTGATGGGCGTGCTGGTCGGCGTACTGTTCTTCCGCGAGCCAATGACCCTGGCCAAACTCTGCGGCATCTTCCTTGGCCTGTTCGGCGTCGGCATCCTCAGCGGCGCCGGCCCGGTGGCACTGGACATGGCCCTGCTGCAAGGCGCCCTCGCCTGCCTGGCGGCCACTACCTGCTACGGCTTTGCCGGGTTCCTCGCCCGCCGCTGGATCAGCGGCCTGGACAGCCGTCTTTCCGCCCTGGGTAGCATGCTCGGCGCCACACTGATGCTGACCCCGCTGTTCGGCTGGAGCGCACTCTCCCAGCCGCCCGCCAGCTGGGGGGGTTGGGACGTGTGGTTGTCGTTGCTGGGCCTGGGGCTGCTGTGCACGGCATTCGCCTACATTCTTTACTTCCGCCTGCTCGAGGAAATCGGCCCGGTAAAAGCCAGCACCGTAACGTTCCTGATCCCGGTATTCGGCGTATTGTGGGGTGCATGGCTGCTGAATGAGCCATTGTCGATGGCGCACCTATACGGCGGCCTGCTGATTGGCCTGGCCTTGTGGCTGGTGCTGCGCCCGGCGCGCAACTGA
- a CDS encoding DUF748 domain-containing protein, whose product MKARYRWPLVGLASLIALLVALHLALPYLVRDYLNNKLADMGDYRGQVADVDLAWWRGAYQINGLRIVKITGKVPVPLLEAPLIDLSVSWRSLWYDKAVVAEVTFVHPELNFVDGGSKQASQTGQGTDWRQQLEKLLPITLNEVRIDNGVLTFRNFNSKPPVDLKATRLNASIHNLTNVRDQKGRRDASFEGTALIAGDAKVESRATFDPFSDFDDFEFRLRATGIELRKLNDFASAYGKFDFNAGHGDVVIEAQAENGRLNGYIKPLLRDVDVFDWQQDVEEKDKGFFRSVWEALVGATETVLKNQPKNQFATRVELSGSVRQQDISAFEAFLQILRNGFIQAFNARYEQPAPKSD is encoded by the coding sequence ATGAAAGCCCGCTATCGCTGGCCGCTGGTCGGCCTGGCCAGCCTGATCGCACTGCTGGTGGCGCTGCACCTGGCCCTGCCCTACCTGGTGCGCGACTACCTCAACAACAAGCTGGCCGACATGGGTGACTACCGCGGCCAGGTAGCCGATGTGGACCTGGCCTGGTGGCGCGGCGCCTATCAGATCAATGGGCTGAGGATCGTCAAGATCACCGGCAAGGTGCCCGTACCGCTTCTCGAGGCCCCACTGATCGACCTTTCGGTGAGCTGGCGTTCGTTGTGGTACGACAAGGCAGTGGTAGCGGAGGTGACGTTCGTGCACCCCGAACTGAACTTTGTCGACGGTGGTAGCAAACAGGCATCGCAGACCGGTCAAGGTACCGACTGGCGCCAACAGCTGGAAAAACTCCTGCCCATCACCCTCAACGAGGTGCGTATCGACAACGGCGTGCTGACGTTCCGTAACTTCAACTCCAAGCCACCGGTCGACCTGAAGGCCACCCGGTTGAATGCCAGCATCCACAACTTGACCAATGTGCGCGACCAGAAAGGCCGTCGCGATGCCAGTTTCGAAGGTACGGCGTTGATCGCGGGGGATGCAAAGGTAGAAAGCCGTGCCACCTTCGACCCGTTCAGTGATTTCGATGACTTCGAATTCAGGCTTCGCGCCACCGGCATCGAGCTGCGCAAGCTGAATGACTTTGCCAGCGCCTACGGCAAATTCGACTTCAATGCCGGGCACGGTGACGTGGTCATCGAGGCCCAGGCAGAAAACGGCCGGCTGAACGGCTATATAAAACCGCTGCTGCGCGATGTCGACGTGTTCGACTGGCAACAGGACGTCGAGGAAAAGGACAAGGGTTTCTTCCGCTCGGTGTGGGAGGCCTTGGTGGGTGCGACCGAGACGGTGCTTAAGAACCAGCCGAAAAACCAGTTCGCTACCCGGGTGGAACTCAGTGGCAGTGTGCGCCAACAGGATATCAGTGCCTTCGAAGCGTTCTTGCAGATCCTCCGTAACGGGTTTATCCAGGCATTCAATGCGCGTTATGAGCAGCCAGCGCCGAAGTCTGACTGA
- a CDS encoding aspartyl beta-hydroxylase, with protein MTFSFAAKAGVLLVFFGSVLFVHLRGKARLPVLRQFVNHSALFAPYNALMYLFSGVPSKPYLDRQRFPELDVLKDNWQEIREEAMRLFDEGYIRAAEKDNDAGFGSFFKKGWKRFYLKWYDKPLPSAQTLCPRTVELVSSIPNVKGAMFALLPGGSHLNPHRDPFAGSLRYHLGLSTPNSDACRIYVDGEQYAWRDGEDVMFDETYVHWVKNETDVTRVILFCDIERPLSSPLMTRINRKVSAFLGRATAPQNTDEERVGGINQAYAWSKRFSNKISSHVKQFKRANPKAYRVLRPVLAVVVAYLLYRWLF; from the coding sequence ATGACCTTTTCCTTTGCAGCCAAGGCGGGTGTCTTGCTGGTGTTTTTCGGCAGCGTGCTGTTCGTGCACCTGCGCGGCAAGGCCCGCCTGCCGGTGTTGCGCCAGTTCGTCAACCATTCGGCGCTGTTCGCCCCCTACAACGCGTTGATGTACCTGTTTTCCGGCGTGCCGTCCAAGCCCTATCTGGACCGTCAGCGCTTCCCGGAGCTGGACGTGCTGAAGGACAACTGGCAGGAAATCCGCGAAGAGGCCATGCGCCTGTTCGACGAAGGCTATATCCGTGCCGCCGAGAAAGATAACGACGCCGGCTTTGGTTCGTTCTTCAAGAAGGGCTGGAAGCGCTTTTACCTGAAGTGGTACGACAAACCGCTGCCTTCGGCGCAAACCCTGTGCCCGCGCACTGTCGAGCTGGTCAGCAGCATCCCCAATGTGAAGGGCGCAATGTTCGCCCTGCTGCCCGGCGGCAGCCACCTGAACCCGCACCGCGACCCGTTCGCAGGTTCGCTGCGTTATCACCTGGGGCTGTCCACGCCGAACTCCGACGCATGCCGCATCTACGTGGACGGTGAGCAGTACGCCTGGCGTGATGGCGAAGACGTGATGTTCGATGAAACCTATGTGCACTGGGTCAAGAACGAAACCGACGTAACCCGCGTGATCCTGTTCTGCGACATCGAGCGCCCGCTGAGTAGCCCGTTGATGACGCGTATCAACCGTAAGGTCAGTGCCTTCCTCGGCCGCGCCACCGCGCCGCAGAACACCGACGAAGAGCGCGTGGGTGGGATCAACCAGGCGTACGCCTGGAGCAAGCGCTTCAGCAACAAGATCAGCAGCCATGTGAAGCAGTTCAAGCGCGCCAACCCCAAGGCTTACCGTGTGCTGCGGCCGGTACTGGCGGTGGTGGTGGCGTATCTGCTGTATCGCTGGTTGTTCTGA